One part of the Sander vitreus isolate 19-12246 chromosome 10, sanVit1, whole genome shotgun sequence genome encodes these proteins:
- the LOC144524661 gene encoding caspase-3-like: MDVTQSDGDTVDALKLFSKNRSDAKPTGSSKTVEEVDSVPHSSKTAGSDPYRYKMDYPCIGTCLIINNKNFHRSTGMGARNGTDEDAAAAIKTFSELGYKVNVKTDQTVAEMKQLLSSASKEDHSKSASFACVLLSHGDEGVIYGTDGFEKLEKLTEYFKGDRCKSLVGKPKLFFIQACRGAELDNGIEADSVDAQTSERIPVEADFLYAYSTAPGYYSWRNMTNGSWFMQALCEMLTRFSGELELMQIMTRVNRKVALHFESSSNLPGFSGKKQIPCIVSMLTKDFYFPDFYA, encoded by the exons ATGGACGTGACGCAGAGTGATGGGGATACTGTGGACGCCTTGAAATTGTTTTCAAAGAACAG GTCAGATGCAAAGCCCACAGGCAGTAGTAAGACTGTTGAGGAAGTGGACTCTGTGCCCCACAGCAGTAAAACAGCAGGCTCTGACCCATACCGCTACAAGATGGACTATCCCTGCATCGGAACCTGTCTGATTATCAACAATAAGAACTTCCACCGTAGCACAG GGATGGGTGCTCGGAACGGGACGGATgaagatgctgctgctgctattaaGACCTTCTCTGAGCTGGGTTATAAGGTCAATGTGAAAACAGATCAGACCGTGGCAGAGATGAAACAACTGTTGTCTAGTG CATCCAAGGAGGACCACAGTAAGAGTGCatcatttgcatgtgtgttgctAAGTCACGGAGACGAGGGCGTGATATATGGCACCGACGGCTTTGAAAAGTTGGAGAAGCTGACAGAATACTTTAAAGGAGATCGCTGTAAGAGTCTGGTGGGGAAACCCAAGCTCTTCTTCATACAG GCGTGCCGTGGGGCGGAGCTGGATAACGGGATTGAGGCCGACAGCGTCGATGCTCAAACATCAGAGAGGATTCCTGTGGAGGCAGACTTCCTGTATGCCTATTCCACCGCTCCAG GCTACTACTCATGGAGAAACATGACCAACGGCTCCTGGTTCATGCAGGCGCTGTGCGAGATGTTGACGCGTTTCAGCGGAGAGCTGGAGCTGATGCAGATCATGACCCGCGTCAACCGCAAGGTGGCGCTCCACTTTGAGTCCTCCTCCAACCTGCCGGGGTTTAGTGGCAAGAAGCAGATCCCCTGCATCGTCTCCATGTTGACCAAAGACTTCTACTTTCCTGATTTCTACGCATGA